The segment TAAGAATGTGATTGTAAGCATAGCCACTCATGGCCTTATTGTTAAAGAGATAGACTCCGTAATTCCATAACGACAATGTGAAATCTGGGTGTGCTGGTGCTTTTACCACCAATGCTTCGGCTGGCCAGGTATTTCCCTGTTCAGGTAGAACCCAAACAGAAATCGAAAAAGAATCCTGAGCTGCAAAATTGTAAAGATTAGAGAATGGTAATTGAATGTAAGAGTTGATGCCATTGAAATAATAGGCGCTGTTTGCATTGCCATTTCTATCAGTTGTAATTGTGGTATTATTTAATGTGCCATTTATATTGTTTCCGCTTACGTCGTTTGCGTTTCCTGAAAATGGATAATGAGCAATAAGGCCTTGTGTGAGATTTACCTGAGAGAAAACCGTATTTGAAAACAACAGAAAAATGATCAGGTACAGTTTCATTGTAAAATAAATTATGCACATTTATTGCAAGAGTGTACTTCTTACAAAAATGATTGAAAGTTCATTTTAGCACTCTAAAATAGTAATTAATTAACGTAAAAGCATTGCTGTTGACATAAGTTCTGGCTGCAACACAGTTATTGTATTTATTACACAGTTATTAATCCTTTAGTTGCGGAAGTGTTTTAATATTTATATTTAATGTGATCTTTAATGATGGTTTCTACAGATCAATAAAATAAAATTGCTGCTACTTTAATCACATTTAAAACATTTATTTATGAAAAGAATTGTTTATTCTCTTTCTGGTTTTTGCTTGTTATTGATTCTTATTTCAGGTTGCAAAGGTGATACAGGGCCCGCCGGACCGGCCGGGCCGACTGGAGCAACCGGCGCAACAGGCGCAACTGGAGCAACCGGCGCAACAGGCGCAACTGGAGCAACCGGATCTGCAAATGTTATTTATTCAAACTGGACTAACGTTACTTTTTCTAATACAGGGCCTTTTTGGGAAGGTATATTGAATGCTCCCGGAATTACACAAACCGTGATGGACAGGGGCGTAGTAAATGTTTATCTTAAAAATCCAGATGGTTTAGTTTTTCAATTAAACTATGTAACATCGGGTGGTAACTATATTCATTACTTTTTAACACCCGGCGTAATTACGATTCGCTCAAATTATAACGCTACTTATCCATATCGTTACATTATTATTCCCGGAGCAGTATCTGGTGGTCGTTTTACCAGTGGTCCTGCAGTGGGTTATTCTATTGATCAAATCAAAGGAATGACTTACGAACAAATATCAAATCTGTTTAGTATCCCAAGCGAAGGCGCAAGCGATAAAAAATAGGATTGGCTAGTTGCGCAAATAAAAAAGCGATGGGCATATTTGCTCATCGCTTTTTTATTATCCATAATCATCATATTATTTAAATGCGTAGAGCATGCCCGCTTCCGAAATAATTGTTCCGTCTACTGTGGTAATTGGAGATACTAAAATTTTAAAATTGTTCTCTTTTAGAGTTTTTACTAATGAATCCGGGCCCTTGTGGTGCCATTCTATTAATAACGCAGAAATTGTAGTTAAATGACCGCATTCATTTAATCGGTCAATGATATTGTATTCTTCTCCTTCGCAATCTATTTTTAAAATAAGCCCCTTGTTATCTAAGTCC is part of the Lacibacter sediminis genome and harbors:
- a CDS encoding collagen-like protein, whose translation is MKRIVYSLSGFCLLLILISGCKGDTGPAGPAGPTGATGATGATGATGATGATGATGSANVIYSNWTNVTFSNTGPFWEGILNAPGITQTVMDRGVVNVYLKNPDGLVFQLNYVTSGGNYIHYFLTPGVITIRSNYNATYPYRYIIIPGAVSGGRFTSGPAVGYSIDQIKGMTYEQISNLFSIPSEGASDKK